The Pecten maximus chromosome 14, xPecMax1.1, whole genome shotgun sequence genome includes a region encoding these proteins:
- the LOC117342167 gene encoding uncharacterized protein LOC117342167, with amino-acid sequence MDAHSQEVYLKKRLQGFLGEMLKMGTLKGFKHFATYMRGREEMVISIVNEPQTTHHTYVSESSGTGFSSPDRSGSLTSQNLPYDKRSLLISMRSQMNLSTAPTGIGLPPASPSDQEIQIGGDNSTLFLVAGYARYCCPYVWVRSNHERLIKLTGDSANDKDCPLKLKTTNTWKDSDFNVWDIVAELVKLCCYPAPTNPYEIDFDYFDSLTLPEQVLATAAMCHFLQKVFVHVPDDKAYISKVFEEIQLLTKLHFSALQKLAKSGGIPILNQHLQASSRRQHRTSGSSVSSRQRYPSDGSKYWGGQQAQAPARGYTYSQY; translated from the exons ATGGATGCCCAT TCTCAGGAAGTATATCTGAAGAAACGACTTCAGGGCTTTCTGGGAGAGATGCTTAAAATGGGTACTTTGAAAGGCTTCAAACACTTCGCAACATACATGAGAGGAAGGGAAGAGATGGTGATCAGTATTGTGAACGAACCACAG ACCACTCATCACACATATGTGTCAGAGTCTAGTGGAACAGGGTTTAGCTCTCCAGACAGAAGTGGCAGTCTCACTTCACAAAACCTTCCTTATGATAA ACGTTCTCTGTTAATCTCAATGAGATCACAGATGAATTTGAGTACAGCTCCTACAGGTATTGGTCTACCCCCAGCTTCACCTAGTGATCAGGAAATACAGATTGGG ggagataactccaccCTCTTCCTGGTGGCAGGTTATGCCCGATACTGCTGTCCCTATGTTTGGGTAAGATCTAACCATGAACGACTCATCAAACTGACTGGGGACTCTGCTAATGATAAGGACTGTCCACTCAAGCTCAAGACCACAAATACATGGAAAGACTCGG ATTTTAATGTATGGGATATAGTGGCAGAACTAGTGAAGCTGTGTTGTTACCCTGCCCCCACCAACCCTTATGAGATTGACTTTGACTACTTTGACAGCTTAACCCTCCCTGAGCAGGTGTTGGCTACAGCAGCAATGTGTCACTTTCTACAGAAGGTCTTTGTCCATGTACCGGACGATAAAGCTTATATCAGTAAAG ttttTGAAGAAATTCAGCTCCTTACAAAGTTGCACTTTAGTGCTCTACAGAAGCTTGCCAAATCAGGAGGAATACCTATATTGAATCAGCACCTACAGGCCTCCAGTCGTCGACAGCACAGAACTAGTGGATCATCAGTGTCTTCTCGGCAGCGGTACCCTAGTGATGGGTCCAAGTATTGGGGCGGGCAGCAGGCGCAGGCACCGGCCCGGGGGTATACCTACAGTCAGTACTAA